Proteins encoded in a region of the Pseudomonas viciae genome:
- a CDS encoding pilin, giving the protein MNKQKGFTLIELLIVVAIIGILATFALPQYSKYQARAKATAGLAEISALKVPYEDAMNQGTDPSVANMNITSPTSNCTITITGTAAAGAGTIVCTLTNAPAAVAGKTITLSRTAAGAWTCGSNAAQEYLPAGCTGAAAAAG; this is encoded by the coding sequence TGATCGAGCTGCTGATCGTCGTGGCGATCATCGGCATTCTGGCGACGTTCGCGTTGCCGCAGTATTCCAAGTACCAGGCGCGGGCCAAGGCCACCGCCGGGTTGGCGGAGATTTCTGCGTTGAAGGTGCCGTATGAGGACGCCATGAATCAAGGTACCGATCCCTCTGTGGCTAACATGAACATAACCTCGCCTACCAGTAACTGCACAATTACGATCACAGGTACCGCCGCAGCGGGTGCAGGCACTATCGTCTGTACCCTCACCAACGCCCCTGCTGCCGTAGCCGGTAAGACGATCACTCTTTCTCGCACAGCTGCGGGTGCCTGGACGTGCGGTTCCAATGCCGCTCAAGAGTATCTGCCCGCCGGCTGTACCGGTGCTGCTGCCGCTGCTGGTTAG